The Apium graveolens cultivar Ventura chromosome 11, ASM990537v1, whole genome shotgun sequence genome has a window encoding:
- the LOC141695583 gene encoding uncharacterized protein LOC141695583 — protein MVGRGSGKRLSLVADEVVDNSSSEDDFHLHDDDGEEDSSGSDEGGGHVERNAEISSMFSTAGEEHHVPRAPWFRTEKYITPIIDSPDDMYVDEDLDQGELSEGKCYRDKATLLLAIKCAHICRAEGCNWRMRAAFMHNSGYWRINVNRDEHRCLVDQPLQDHKKLSARMISQLVKPLVIDTPEIPIKTIIPLINNEHNHIVGYKKVSRGKQIAIEEVYGSWATTYQALPIFLAAIKKTNPGTIVEIDAVPHAQERGTSVFKRIFWCLKAMMDGWQHARPVISIDGTFLKGRYRGKLLVAMGVDSNNHPFPLCYSLVDEETYENWSWFLQRIRRHVCRQRTGVCIISDREAIILSAVRDPQNGFAEPLGIHRFCLLHARNNSCHHHPGGELKKLMWKAGTTTQVSKHDAYMVRIGEISPCP, from the exons ATGGTGGGAAGAGGTTCGGGTAAGCGGTTATCCCTCGTCGCAGATGAAGTTGTAGATAATTCATCCAGTGAGGATGATTTTCACCTTCATGATGATGATGGGGAAGAAGATTCATCAGGCAGCGATGAAGGGGGAGGGCATGTAGAGAGGAATGCAGAAATTTCTAGCATGTTTTCAACAGCTGGGGAAGAGCATCATGTTCCAAGGGCTCCATGGTTCCGCACAGAGAAATATATTACCCCAATAATAGATAGCCCTGATGATATGTATGTTGATGAAGACCTTGATCAGGGGGAACTGAGTGAAGGAAAGTGTTACCGTGACAAAGCAACCCTGTTGTTGGCAATCAAGTGTGCTCATATT TGCCGGGCTGAGGGCTGTAACTGGAGGATGCGAGCTGCTTTCATGCATAATTCTGGTTATTGGAGGATAAATGTCAATAGAGACGAACACAGATGCTTGGTTGATCAGCCGTTGCAAGATCACAAGAAGTTATCTGCAAGGATGATTTCGCAGCTTGTGAAACCACTT GTGATAGATACACCAGAAATCCCCATTAAAACCATTATCCCGCTTATCAACAATGAGCACAACCATATAGTGGGGTACAAGAAAGTGTCGCGAGGCAAACAAATAGCCATTGAGGAAGTCTATGGAAGTTGGGCTACAACATATCAAGCTCTTCCCATATTTCTTGCAGCCATCAAGAAGACAAATCCTGGAACCATTGTTGAGATCGATGCCGTGCCTCATGCTCAGGAACGGGGCACGTCCGTTTTCAAGCGAATCTTTTGGTGTTTGAAGGCAATGATGGACGGGTGGCAACATGCACGTCCTGTGATTTCAATAGACGGGACTTTCTTGAAGGGAAGATATAGGGGCAAGCTGCTTGTTGCCATGGGTGTAGATTCAAACAACCACCCTTTTCCTCTTTGCTATAGCTTGGTTGATGAGGAGACGTACGAGAACTGGTCTTGGTTTCTGCAACGTATTCGGAGACATGTCTGTCGCCAAAGGACCGGCGTGTGCATCATCTCTGATCGAGAAGCCATTATTCTTTCTGCAGTAAGAGACCCTCAAAACGGATTTGCTGAGCCATTAGGCATCCATAGGTTCTGTCTACTGCATGCTCGAAATAACTCCTGCCATCATCACCCTGGCGGTGAACTAAAGAAATTGATGTGGAAAGCTGGCACAACCACACAGGTCTCCAAGCATGATGCATACATGGTAAGGATTGGTGAAATTTCCCCCTGCCCTTGA